In Rahnella variigena, one DNA window encodes the following:
- a CDS encoding nucleotidyltransferase family protein codes for MNRELQIITWLREEPLHLRALMQASELGLNDAWLAAGFVRNLVWDRLHGYENATPLNDIDVVYFNPEDCSAEADERYEQLLQEKSPDLPWSVKNQARMHERHGHAPYVSSAEAISHWVEVETAIGARMNAGGQIELNAPLGLDTLFTFTITPNPRHAIASVFAGRVSSKGWLERWPKLKVQGLNERKSLNL; via the coding sequence ATCAACCGGGAACTGCAAATTATCACCTGGCTCAGGGAAGAACCGTTGCACCTGCGGGCGCTGATGCAGGCCAGCGAACTGGGGCTGAACGATGCCTGGCTGGCGGCAGGATTTGTCCGCAATCTGGTGTGGGACCGGCTGCACGGTTATGAAAATGCCACGCCGCTTAACGATATCGACGTGGTGTATTTCAATCCTGAGGATTGTTCGGCAGAAGCAGATGAGCGCTACGAGCAACTTCTGCAGGAAAAATCTCCAGACTTGCCCTGGTCGGTAAAAAATCAGGCACGCATGCATGAACGCCACGGACACGCGCCTTATGTTTCCAGTGCAGAGGCCATAAGTCATTGGGTTGAGGTGGAAACCGCCATCGGCGCAAGGATGAATGCCGGCGGACAAATTGAGCTTAACGCTCCGCTCGGGCTGGATACCCTGTTTACCTTCACCATCACGCCCAATCCGCGCCATGCGATTGCGAGCGTTTTTGCCGGACGCGTCAGCAGTAAAGGCTGGCTTGAACGCTGGCCGAAGCTAAAAGTGCAGGGTTTGAACGAAAGAAAATCGTTAAATCTGTAA
- a CDS encoding FlxA-like family protein gives MTTISATSSSVSTASTSDSGSASQIAQLTKQIAKLTEQVKNLSSSGGSSEDVQQQQELLQQQIEMLQQQIAQIEQQQAQKALQQQQQQQAAAEAKKEEGVNKPSDTNAIDIYV, from the coding sequence ATGACGACTATCAGCGCCACCAGCAGTTCGGTGAGCACGGCGTCCACCAGTGACTCCGGCAGTGCCAGCCAGATTGCTCAGCTGACTAAACAGATTGCCAAACTGACTGAGCAGGTGAAAAACCTGAGCAGCTCAGGCGGCAGCTCTGAAGACGTTCAGCAGCAGCAGGAACTTCTGCAACAGCAAATCGAGATGCTGCAACAACAGATTGCTCAAATCGAACAGCAGCAGGCTCAGAAGGCACTTCAGCAGCAGCAACAACAGCAAGCCGCGGCCGAAGCGAAAAAAGAAGAAGGTGTGAATAAACCTTCGGACACCAACGCCATCGACATTTACGTCTAA
- a CDS encoding LysR family transcriptional regulator, with translation MNYSLRQLRVFVAVSRYGSFSRAGESIGLSQSAVSHSMKELEAEMGVRLLDRTTREVALTDAGLRLANRVEPLLDELHAMLLDTRSFGTQHNGRVRIASSQTISAQLMPQCIASGALQYPDIRVLLRDQAQQLVLNSVRNAEVDFGIVIDPGENTDLDCEPILHEPFLMMCREDHALAALPVVKWQALNGQKLVLQDYASGSRILIDGALKTQKVKAEIVQEIGHPATLFPMVEAGIGISVIPALALPGPEGSKLVVKSLVPEINRVLMLVKRKNRSLSPAAQAIWQVVKEQAVLLSEKRSQQGVFGS, from the coding sequence ATGAATTATTCGCTCAGGCAACTTCGCGTATTTGTGGCGGTTTCTCGCTACGGCAGCTTCAGCCGGGCTGGTGAGTCCATTGGTTTAAGTCAGTCGGCGGTCAGCCACAGTATGAAAGAACTGGAAGCCGAAATGGGCGTGCGGTTGCTTGACAGAACCACGCGTGAAGTTGCGCTGACTGACGCCGGTCTGCGGCTGGCGAACCGTGTCGAACCGCTGCTCGATGAACTCCACGCCATGCTGCTCGATACCCGCAGTTTCGGTACACAGCACAATGGTCGTGTGCGTATTGCTTCCAGCCAGACGATTTCCGCGCAACTGATGCCGCAATGTATCGCCAGCGGTGCGCTGCAATATCCCGATATCCGCGTGTTACTGCGCGACCAGGCTCAGCAACTGGTGCTTAACAGTGTGAGAAACGCGGAAGTAGATTTCGGGATTGTGATTGATCCCGGTGAGAATACTGATCTGGATTGCGAACCGATTTTGCATGAACCGTTTTTGATGATGTGCCGCGAAGATCATGCTCTGGCTGCGCTGCCGGTGGTTAAATGGCAGGCGCTGAATGGTCAGAAACTGGTGCTGCAGGATTACGCCTCAGGCAGCCGGATCCTGATCGACGGTGCACTGAAGACGCAGAAAGTGAAGGCGGAGATTGTCCAGGAAATAGGCCATCCGGCTACGTTATTCCCGATGGTGGAAGCCGGGATTGGCATCAGCGTTATCCCGGCGCTGGCGTTGCCCGGACCGGAAGGGAGCAAGCTGGTGGTTAAAAGTCTGGTGCCGGAAATCAACCGCGTACTGATGCTGGTGAAACGTAAAAACCGGTCTTTATCGCCCGCGGCGCAGGCTATCTGGCAGGTAGTCAAAGAGCAGGCGGTATTGCTGAGTGAAAAACGCAGCCAGCAGGGCGTGTTTGGATCCTGA
- a CDS encoding bile acid:sodium symporter family protein, which produces MRFLPDRFTLTLIAVVLLATFFPASGMFVAFFNNLTIFAIGLLFFMHGAKLSREAIFQGSNNWRLHLWVMFSTFILFPILGLLFQWWHPVDVSPQIYSGFVYLCILPATVQSAIAFTSLAGGNVAAAVCSASASSLLGIFVSPLLVSLLMHVQGETGNGLAQVGHIVLQLLVPFIAGHLLRPLIGGFVERHRKMIGKTDQTSILLVVYSAFSEAVTQGIWHQVGLGSLLFIVVFSLVLLAFILVINTYMARWMGFSKPDEITIVFCGSKKSLANGIPMANILFPVSAIGMMVLPLMIFHQVQLMTCAVLAKRYQKKQREAAMKQKPVTE; this is translated from the coding sequence ATGCGCTTCTTACCCGATCGCTTTACCCTGACACTTATCGCCGTCGTCCTGCTGGCCACCTTCTTTCCGGCCAGCGGCATGTTTGTGGCGTTCTTCAATAACCTGACGATTTTCGCCATCGGCCTGCTGTTTTTCATGCACGGCGCCAAACTTTCGCGTGAAGCGATTTTTCAGGGCAGTAATAACTGGCGGCTGCATTTGTGGGTGATGTTCAGCACCTTCATTCTGTTCCCGATCCTTGGCCTGCTGTTCCAGTGGTGGCATCCGGTAGATGTCAGCCCACAGATTTACAGCGGCTTTGTCTATCTGTGTATTCTGCCTGCCACCGTGCAGTCGGCGATTGCATTTACCTCACTGGCGGGCGGTAATGTGGCGGCCGCGGTGTGCAGCGCGTCGGCGTCAAGCCTGCTGGGAATATTTGTGTCGCCGCTGCTGGTCAGTTTGCTGATGCATGTGCAGGGCGAAACCGGCAATGGTCTGGCGCAGGTCGGGCATATCGTGTTGCAACTGCTGGTGCCGTTTATCGCCGGACATTTGTTGCGTCCGCTGATCGGCGGCTTTGTAGAGCGTCACCGTAAGATGATCGGCAAAACTGACCAGACGTCGATTCTGCTGGTGGTCTATTCCGCTTTCAGCGAAGCGGTCACACAGGGGATCTGGCATCAGGTAGGCCTCGGTTCACTGCTGTTTATCGTGGTGTTCAGTCTGGTGCTGCTGGCCTTTATTCTGGTGATCAACACCTACATGGCGCGCTGGATGGGCTTTAGCAAACCGGACGAAATCACCATTGTGTTCTGCGGTTCGAAGAAAAGTCTGGCGAACGGTATCCCGATGGCGAACATTCTGTTCCCGGTCAGCGCGATTGGCATGATGGTGCTGCCGCTGATGATTTTCCATCAGGTGCAGCTGATGACCTGTGCGGTTCTGGCAAAGCGTTACCAGAAAAAACAGCGGGAAGCGGCGATGAAACAAAAGCCTGTGACTGAATAA
- a CDS encoding DUF3820 family protein — protein sequence MEKEDLIQIANVVMPFGKYAGRVLIDLPEEYLLWFARKNEFPQGKLGELMQLTLAIKTEGLQSLINPLRRNGPGLSGTDE from the coding sequence ATGGAAAAAGAAGATCTGATCCAGATTGCCAATGTGGTGATGCCGTTCGGTAAATATGCCGGACGGGTGCTGATCGACTTGCCGGAAGAATATTTGCTGTGGTTCGCCCGTAAAAACGAATTTCCGCAGGGAAAACTGGGTGAACTGATGCAGCTGACGCTGGCGATTAAAACGGAAGGGCTGCAAAGCCTGATTAATCCGCTGCGCCGTAATGGCCCCGGACTGAGCGGTACCGACGAATAA
- the ligA gene encoding NAD-dependent DNA ligase LigA, which yields MATIEEQINHLRTQLRHHEYQYHVLDAPEVPDAEYDRLMRELRELETAHPTLITADSPTQRVGAAPLSAFEQVKHQVPMLSLDNVFDEESYLAFYKRVQDRLKTTEPLTFCCELKLDGLAVSLLYENGELVQAATRGDGTTGENITANVRTIRAIPLRLHGDNIPARLEVRGEVFMPQPGFEAMNDEARRTGGKVFANPRNAAAGSLRQLDPRITAKRPLTFFCYGVGLLEGGELPRSHYERLQQFKAWGLPVSDRVRVCTGSDDVLAFYRQVEADRPSLGFDIDGVVVKIDSLDIQETLGFVARAPRWATAFKFPAQEQITLVKDVEFQVGRTGAITPVARLEPVLVAGVMVSNATLHNADEIERLGLRIGDTVIVRRAGDVIPQVVGVVLDERPENAREVVFPTQCPVCHSDVERVEGEAVARCTAGLICGAQRKEALKHFVSRRALDVDGMGDKIIDQLVEKEYVKTPADLFRLTAGKLTGLDRMGPKSAQNVVNALEKAKETTLARFLYALGIREVGEATAANLAAHYGSVEALRAADIESLKTVQDVGEVVAKHVVNFLSEEHNQQVIDELLSPEINIHWPEVQVIVPEEIDSPFAGKTVVLTGSLSILSRDEAKDRLTALGAKVSGSVSKKTDLVIAGEAAGSKLAKAQELGIDVIDEAEMIRLLGE from the coding sequence ATGGCCACTATCGAAGAACAAATCAATCACTTACGCACTCAGCTGCGCCATCATGAATATCAGTATCATGTTCTGGACGCACCGGAAGTGCCTGATGCCGAATATGACCGTCTTATGCGTGAATTGCGGGAACTGGAAACCGCGCATCCAACGCTTATCACTGCGGATTCTCCCACGCAGCGCGTGGGCGCAGCGCCGCTTTCTGCTTTCGAACAGGTAAAACATCAGGTGCCGATGTTGTCGCTGGACAACGTATTTGATGAAGAAAGCTATCTGGCGTTTTACAAGCGTGTGCAGGACAGGCTGAAAACCACTGAACCGCTGACGTTCTGCTGTGAGCTGAAACTCGATGGTCTGGCGGTAAGCCTGCTGTATGAGAATGGCGAACTGGTGCAGGCGGCCACGCGTGGCGACGGCACCACCGGTGAGAACATCACCGCTAACGTGCGTACCATTCGCGCCATTCCTCTGCGTCTGCATGGCGACAATATTCCTGCACGTCTCGAAGTGCGTGGCGAAGTGTTTATGCCGCAACCGGGCTTTGAGGCGATGAACGACGAAGCCCGCCGCACCGGGGGCAAAGTGTTTGCCAACCCGCGTAATGCCGCTGCCGGTTCATTGCGACAGCTGGATCCGCGTATTACCGCCAAACGTCCGCTGACCTTCTTCTGTTACGGCGTGGGACTGCTGGAAGGCGGTGAACTGCCTCGCAGCCACTATGAACGTCTGCAACAATTTAAGGCCTGGGGTTTGCCGGTCAGCGATCGCGTACGCGTTTGTACAGGCAGCGACGACGTGCTGGCGTTCTATCGTCAGGTCGAAGCCGACCGTCCGTCACTGGGCTTTGATATCGACGGCGTGGTAGTGAAAATTGACTCGCTGGATATTCAGGAAACGCTGGGCTTTGTGGCGCGTGCGCCGCGCTGGGCAACAGCCTTCAAATTCCCGGCGCAGGAACAAATTACGCTGGTGAAAGACGTCGAGTTTCAGGTAGGGCGCACTGGTGCGATCACGCCGGTGGCACGTCTGGAGCCGGTTCTGGTGGCGGGCGTGATGGTCAGCAATGCCACGCTGCATAACGCTGATGAAATCGAGCGTCTTGGCCTGCGTATCGGCGATACCGTGATAGTGCGCCGTGCCGGTGATGTTATCCCGCAGGTAGTCGGGGTGGTGCTGGATGAACGTCCGGAAAATGCCCGCGAAGTGGTATTCCCGACCCAGTGCCCGGTCTGTCATTCTGATGTTGAACGTGTCGAAGGCGAAGCCGTGGCGCGTTGCACCGCTGGCCTGATATGCGGTGCACAGCGCAAAGAGGCGCTGAAGCATTTTGTCTCCCGCCGCGCGCTGGACGTTGACGGCATGGGCGATAAAATCATCGACCAGCTGGTCGAGAAAGAATATGTCAAAACGCCGGCTGACCTGTTCCGTCTAACGGCAGGTAAACTCACTGGTCTGGATCGCATGGGGCCGAAATCGGCGCAAAACGTGGTGAATGCGCTGGAGAAAGCCAAAGAAACCACGCTGGCGCGATTCCTGTACGCTCTGGGTATTCGTGAAGTGGGCGAGGCCACGGCGGCCAATCTGGCCGCGCATTACGGTTCAGTGGAAGCGCTGAGAGCGGCGGATATCGAATCACTGAAAACCGTCCAGGACGTTGGTGAAGTGGTCGCCAAACACGTGGTGAATTTCCTGTCGGAAGAACATAACCAGCAGGTGATTGACGAGCTGTTAAGCCCGGAAATCAACATTCACTGGCCTGAAGTGCAGGTCATTGTACCGGAAGAAATCGACAGTCCGTTTGCCGGTAAAACCGTGGTATTAACCGGATCACTGTCGATCCTTTCCCGCGATGAAGCCAAAGATCGTCTGACTGCGCTGGGCGCGAAAGTATCCGGCAGCGTGTCGAAGAAAACCGATCTGGTGATCGCCGGTGAAGCAGCGGGTTCCAAACTGGCGAAAGCGCAGGAACTGGGGATCGACGTGATCGACGAAGCGGAGATGATCCGCCTGCTGGGTGAATAA
- the zipA gene encoding cell division protein ZipA: MMQDLRLILIVVGAIAIIALLLHGLWTSRKERSSLFRDRPAKRVKKEREQSPPDDFVDGVGEVRVRPAYPQDEPTFGQYDEPEQTAPPRQPQGQPVQPAPAPVARPQPPAQPQHHAVQDDPLLSGYSAAEPAVSPRREPVADFAPQEYAPEPKAQAPVPPQEIHADAAPAAKAEPQPAPFAPAEEAPAEKAKLKETVLVLHVAAHQGGVIGGEVLLNSVLQSGFQFGAMNIFHRHVSPAGSGPVLFSLANMVKPGSFDPDNMSDFSTPGVTLFMMVPCYGDAHQNFKLLLQSAQRIADDVGAMVLDDERRMITPQKLETYKARIREVLEATA, from the coding sequence ATGATGCAGGATTTGCGTCTGATATTAATCGTTGTTGGCGCGATCGCCATAATAGCGTTGTTGTTACACGGTTTGTGGACCAGCCGTAAAGAACGCTCTTCGCTGTTTCGCGATCGTCCAGCTAAACGTGTGAAAAAAGAACGGGAACAATCTCCGCCTGACGATTTCGTCGATGGAGTGGGGGAAGTGCGCGTGCGTCCTGCTTATCCTCAGGATGAACCGACTTTTGGTCAGTATGATGAGCCAGAACAGACTGCACCGCCACGTCAGCCGCAGGGTCAACCTGTGCAGCCAGCGCCAGCACCTGTTGCTCGTCCCCAGCCACCGGCTCAGCCACAGCATCATGCTGTGCAGGATGATCCGTTGCTGAGTGGTTATTCAGCCGCTGAACCCGCAGTTTCGCCGCGACGCGAACCTGTTGCTGATTTTGCACCGCAGGAATATGCGCCTGAACCTAAAGCGCAAGCACCGGTTCCGCCGCAGGAAATTCATGCGGACGCGGCACCGGCTGCCAAAGCTGAACCTCAGCCTGCGCCTTTTGCTCCGGCAGAAGAAGCCCCGGCAGAGAAAGCGAAACTGAAAGAAACGGTGCTGGTGCTGCACGTTGCAGCGCATCAGGGCGGCGTTATCGGGGGTGAAGTCCTGTTAAACAGCGTGCTTCAGTCCGGCTTCCAGTTTGGCGCAATGAATATTTTCCATCGTCACGTTAGCCCGGCGGGCAGCGGTCCGGTGTTGTTCAGTCTGGCAAATATGGTCAAACCGGGTTCTTTTGACCCTGACAATATGTCCGACTTCTCTACACCAGGTGTGACGTTGTTCATGATGGTGCCTTGCTATGGCGACGCGCATCAGAACTTCAAACTGCTGTTGCAGTCCGCCCAGCGTATTGCCGATGATGTCGGTGCGATGGTGCTTGACGATGAGCGTCGTATGATTACGCCGCAGAAGCTTGAAACGTACAAAGCGCGGATCCGCGAGGTCCTCGAAGCGACCGCCTGA
- the cysZ gene encoding sulfate transporter CysZ — MTSSQSARQENGVHYFKQGWTLISLPGIRRFVILPLAVNVLLMGGAFWWLFTKLGEWIPAMMSKVPAWLSWLDYLIWPVAVLSVVLVFSYFFSTIANWIAAPFSGLLAEQLEARLTGKPLPDTGIWDIMKDLPRIMKREWQKLAYYLPRAIVLFALYFIPVIGQTAAPVLWFFFSAWMVVIQYCDYPFDNHKVSFADMRRSLGSNKIDNMQFGSLVSLFTMIPVLNLVILPVAVCGATAMWCDRYRHVYVKNNVDVNSTRA, encoded by the coding sequence ATGACTTCATCGCAAAGCGCCAGACAAGAAAACGGCGTGCATTATTTCAAACAGGGCTGGACGCTCATTTCCTTACCAGGGATACGACGTTTTGTGATTTTACCGCTGGCGGTCAACGTATTGCTGATGGGCGGCGCGTTTTGGTGGCTGTTTACCAAACTGGGAGAATGGATCCCCGCCATGATGAGTAAGGTGCCGGCCTGGCTGAGCTGGCTGGATTATCTCATCTGGCCGGTAGCGGTACTTTCCGTGGTGCTGGTCTTCAGCTATTTCTTCAGCACTATTGCCAACTGGATCGCCGCACCGTTTAGCGGATTGCTCGCCGAACAACTCGAAGCGCGACTGACCGGTAAACCGCTGCCGGATACCGGTATCTGGGACATCATGAAAGACCTGCCGCGCATCATGAAACGCGAATGGCAGAAACTGGCCTATTACCTGCCGCGAGCCATCGTCTTATTTGCGCTTTACTTTATTCCGGTGATTGGCCAGACCGCCGCGCCGGTGCTGTGGTTCTTCTTCAGCGCCTGGATGGTGGTTATCCAGTATTGCGATTATCCGTTCGATAATCACAAAGTGAGTTTTGCGGATATGCGCCGCTCGCTCGGCAGCAACAAAATCGACAATATGCAGTTTGGCTCGCTGGTCAGCCTGTTTACGATGATCCCGGTGCTCAATCTGGTGATCCTGCCTGTCGCGGTGTGCGGTGCTACCGCTATGTGGTGCGACCGCTATCGGCATGTTTACGTTAAAAACAATGTTGACGTGAATTCCACCCGCGCATAA
- the cysK gene encoding cysteine synthase A, protein MSKIYEDNSLTIGHTPLVRLNRIGNGRILAKVESRNPSFSVKCRIGANMIWDAEKKGILTKDIELVEPTSGNTGIALAYVAAARGYKLTLTMPETMSVERRKLLKALGANLVLTEGAKGMKGAIAKAEEIQASDPSRYLILQQFSNPANPAIHEQTTGPEIWEDTDGAVDVLIAGVGTGGTITGTGRYLKSKKSSVKLVAVEPTDSPVITQTLNGEEVKPGPHKIQGIGAGFIPGNLDLELLDRVTLITNDESIQMARRLMEEEGILAGISSGAAVEAAVKLSKEPEFADKTIVVILPSSGERYLSTALFADLFTEKELQQ, encoded by the coding sequence ATGAGCAAGATCTATGAAGACAATTCATTAACAATCGGCCATACGCCACTGGTTCGCCTGAACCGTATCGGTAATGGTCGTATTCTGGCTAAGGTCGAGTCACGTAACCCGAGCTTCAGCGTGAAATGCCGTATCGGTGCAAACATGATCTGGGACGCTGAAAAAAAAGGCATCCTGACCAAAGATATCGAACTGGTTGAACCGACCAGCGGAAACACGGGTATTGCACTGGCCTACGTCGCTGCCGCGCGCGGTTATAAACTGACGCTGACCATGCCGGAAACCATGAGCGTTGAGCGTCGTAAATTGCTGAAAGCCCTCGGCGCCAATCTGGTGCTGACCGAAGGCGCGAAAGGTATGAAAGGCGCAATTGCAAAAGCCGAAGAAATTCAGGCCAGCGATCCTTCCCGTTATCTTATCCTTCAGCAGTTCAGCAACCCGGCCAACCCGGCTATCCACGAGCAAACCACCGGTCCGGAAATCTGGGAAGACACCGATGGCGCAGTCGATGTGCTGATTGCAGGCGTGGGTACGGGCGGTACCATCACCGGTACGGGTCGTTATCTGAAAAGCAAAAAAAGCAGCGTGAAGCTGGTGGCCGTTGAGCCAACGGATTCGCCGGTGATTACTCAGACGCTGAATGGCGAAGAAGTGAAACCGGGCCCGCACAAAATTCAGGGCATCGGTGCTGGTTTCATTCCGGGCAACCTGGATCTGGAACTGCTGGATCGCGTCACGCTGATCACTAACGATGAATCCATTCAGATGGCACGTCGTCTGATGGAAGAAGAAGGCATTCTGGCGGGGATTTCTTCCGGTGCTGCGGTTGAAGCTGCGGTAAAATTATCCAAAGAACCTGAGTTTGCGGATAAAACCATCGTGGTTATCCTGCCATCTTCCGGCGAACGCTATCTGAGTACCGCATTGTTTGCAGATTTGTTTACTGAAAAAGAATTGCAACAATAA
- the ptsH gene encoding phosphocarrier protein Hpr → MFQQEVTITAPNGLHTRPAAQFVKEAKGFASDITVTSNGKSASAKSLFKLQTLGLTQGTVVTLSAEGEDEQKAVEHLVKLMAELE, encoded by the coding sequence ATGTTCCAGCAAGAAGTTACAATTACCGCTCCTAATGGTCTGCACACTCGCCCTGCTGCACAGTTCGTGAAAGAAGCTAAAGGTTTCGCTTCTGACATCACCGTGACTTCAAATGGCAAAAGCGCCAGTGCGAAAAGCCTGTTTAAACTGCAAACTCTGGGCCTGACCCAAGGTACCGTTGTGACCCTCTCAGCTGAAGGTGAAGACGAGCAGAAAGCCGTTGAACACTTGGTAAAACTGATGGCAGAGCTCGAGTAA